GCGGCCTACGGCCTGCTCGTCCGTCTGGATGAATGCGGCCGCCAGCGCGCCACCGAACTGGCCGCCTACATCGGCGTCGGCAAGGCCACGATGTCCCGCCAGCTGCGCGCCCTGGAGGACCTGGGCCTCGTCGCCCGCGCACCCGACCCGGCGGACGGCCGGGCCTGGCTCGTCGACCTCACACAGGAGGGCCGTTCCCGGGTGCAGAGGGTCCGCGACGCGCGCCGGGCCCGGTACGCGGGCCGGCTGGCGCACTGGGACCCGGGAGAGGTCATCGAACTGGCGCGGCTGCTGCACCAGCTGAACCGGGGCATGGAGAAGTAGGCCACCGCCGGGAGCTGGTCGCGTCGTCGCGGGCCGGCCTCCCGATCGGGCCACTCCCGAGCCCGGGGTGGTCGAGGAGGCGTCGACCGGATACCGGCCGTCCGGACGATCGCCCGGTTGGCGGTGAGGGTGGCGATCCGGGCGGGGGCGAGGCGGGTGGTGCCGGGGGTCTCGGTGCGGGCGCCCACGGCGGTGCCGGGGCTGTACCGGAGCGGCCTACGTGATCCGGACGAAGGCACGATCCGGTGCATCGCCAGGAGCGGCAACTCACGGCGGCGGGCCTCGGCGGGCATCGCCGGCAGGGACCGCCCGACCTCCACGGTCGGTCCGGCGGCGCTCCGGGGGTCGGCTTGCGGACGTGACGGTGGCGGACATCCTTGTCGGTCGGCGTGGCCGGATTCCCGTGCCGCTCGGCGGGGCATCGCCTCTGACGGTCGGTCCGGCGTCGCTCCGGGGAGGTCGGCTCGTGGATGTGAAGGTGGCGGACCTCCTTGTCGGTCGGCGTGGCCGGGATTCCTGTGCCGCTCGGGGGGACAGCGCTCCGCGGTCGGTCCGGCGTCGCCCGGGGGTCGGCTTGCGGACGTGACGGTGGCGGACCTCCTTGTCGGTCGGCGTGGCCGGATTCCCGTGCCGCTCGGCGGGGCATCGCCTCTGACGGTCGGTCCGGCGTCGCTCCGGGGAGGTCGGCTCGTGGATGTGAAGGTGGCGGACCTCCTTGTCGGTCGGCGTGGCCGGGATTCCTGTGCCGCTCGGGGGGACAGCGCTCCGCGGTCGGTCCGGCGGCGCCCGGGGGTCGGCTTGCGGACGTGACGGTGGCGGACCTCCTTGTCGGTCGGCGTGGCCGGATTCCCGTGCCGTTCGGCGGGGCATCGCCTCTGACGGTCGGTCCGGCGTCGCTCCGGGGAGGTCGGCTCGTGGATGTGAAGGTGGCGGACCTCCTCGTCGGTCGGCGTGGCCGGATTCCCGTGCCGTTCGGCGGGACACCGCCCCTCACAGGTCCGCGTACACCACCGTCGCGTCGTCGTGGGTCTTGCTGCGGCGCAGATACGTCCGGGTCTCCGCGTCCGCCCGCTCCAGCTCCCGGACGCGGTCCACCAGCGCCTGCGCCCCCTCTTTCCGGACGAGGCTGAGGCAGTCCCCCCAGTCGCCCTCGTGGAACTTCTCCACCCACCGGGTCGCCCCGTCGGTCAGGGCCACCAGGGTGCGTACCGCCGATCGTGGCAGTACTCCCGTCACCGCGCGCTCCGCCACCGACGGATCGGCCGCCGCCGTGAAGAAGCCGCCCTCCTTGTTGCGGAGGTTGGCGTCGATCAGGGCGTCCGTGGCCAGGGAGGCGCGGGGGAGGCGGGAGAGCCGGTCGTCCAGTACGGCCGTGACCGTGCCGTCGGGTGCCTCCACGAGCAGCGCCGAGTCCGACAGGACCAGGTACTCGACCGTCTCCGGGGACCACCGCGCCATCACCACCGTCGCCTGTGGCGTCCGTGGGTGAGAAAGGTCACAACCTTCACCATGTGTCTCAGCTGTGTGCGCGACGGCCCGGGACAGCACCTCGGCCGGTGGAACATCCATGAGCGAAACGGCCAGTTCGGTCAGCGCCCCGCCGAGACGGGCCGTGAACCAGGGGACGGAATGCAGACAGCCCGTCGGGCCGTCGGGCGGGGTGACCCCGTCGAGGGCGATCAGTACACCGCCCCGTCCGGAAGCGGGGAGAGCGACGCTCGCGAAGTCCTCGTTGGGGCGGTTGACATCACCGGGTTCCGAGACAAGTTCCGTACGCATTCGGCCAGTCTGCACGAGCCCTTCACATGCTTCGCCAAAGGGTGGCAACAGGCGCGGAATTGACGCAGTCGCGCAGGTCAGACGCCAGGTTTGGGATGGAATGGTTCACTCCGGGCAGGCGTGGCGGCGAATACTGCCATCGGTCTTCGCCGGCGTCCAACCGGCCTGCCGAACAACGCCCGTGCGCGTGCCGCAGGAACTTGCCCGCCAACTCTCCTCCGGGGTTCACTCCTTCGGGTGGCGGCTCAGGCTATGCGCGGCCACCGCTCACCGGCACTGGGAGGGTCGGGAACCGTACCCCGGTGTGCACAGCAGTTGACGGAGCGTCACCCCGGGCCCATGGGTATCACGAGTTCAGGAATGCGAGCAGCGGTGCAGAAGACGCGGCCTCGTCGCACAGGCAAGCAGACGGCCTCCGGGACAGGCGCGGAGCGCGCACCCGCCACGCCCGGCGCCCCCGAGACCCCCGTCGGCAAGGGCCGCCCCACCCACGTCCGCACCCGGCTGATCCTCGCCGTCGCCGTCGTGGCCGCCGCGATCGCCGGGGCCGGCGCCCCCTCCCTCGTGACCGCCTCAGGGGACCTCCACGACTCCCAGGACCTGGTGACGCTCGCCGAGCAGACCCAGGACGCCCTCGATCTTGCCCACTCGCTCGCCGACGAACGCGACGAGGTCACCTCCTACATCGCGGCCGGGCGCCCCAGGTCGAAGGCGCCCGGCGAGCAGTCGAGCGCCCGCGTCGACCGCCAGGCAGAGGAACTGCGCGCCGACAGCGACCTGTCCACGACCCTGCGCGGCGACCTGGACGACATCGCCGCCGTACGGCGCTCCGCGCTCACCGGCAAGACCACCGCGCTCGAGACGCACAGCGCCTATTCCGCCGCCATCACCGAACTGCACCGGCTCGCCGAGGAACTGGCCGAGAGGATGCCGTCCCGCGCGGGCTCCGGCGCCTACTCCCTCGCCGAGCTGGACTCCGCCGTACAGCAGGCCGCCGCCACCCGCGGACTGCTGCTCGCAGCCCTCAGCGTGCCGACGTCGACCGAGAGCGACTACGACCCGATCACCGGCCTCACCAGCACCAAGAGGGTGTCCTCGGTCGCCGACGCCAAGCAGCGCGACGCGCTCAGCGCCGCCGCCCAGCAGGCCCGGCTGCGCTCCGACGCGGCCCTCGCCGACTTCCAGGACTCCGCGCCCGCCACCGCCAAGGCGAGCTACGACTCCACCGTCACCGGCCCCGAGGTCAACTCCGCCGACAAGTACCTCGCCGCCCTGACCGACCAGCCCACCCTCTCCGGCGGAGAGCTCGGCACCAGCACCGCCAAGCTCGGCGCGGCGCTCTCCGCCCGCGTCGACCTCATGCGCGGCGCCGAGTCCGCGCTCTTCGACCGCCGGGTCAAGGAGCTCGCCCAGCTGCGCGACGACGACGTCACCGCGCTGGAGCTGCGCGTCGCGATCCTCGGCGCCCTGATGCTGCTGGCCGTCGGTATCGCCACCGCGATGGCCCGCACCCTCACCCGCCCCCTCTCCGTGCTGCGCCGCGGCTCCGCCCGGCTCGCCGGGGCCGAGGACCCCACGACCGAGGAAGCGGTCTCCTTCACCGGCCGCAACGACGAGTTCGCCCAGGTCGTCCGCTCCGTCAACGCCCTGCACACGCACAGCGTCGCGCTCGCCGAGCGGATCCACACCCTGGAGTCCGACCGCAAGCACCTGGTCGGCCAGCGCCAGAAGATGGCGGACGCGCGCGAGCAGCTCAAGGGCGAACTCGCCGACTCCGCGGCCCAGTTGGAGCGGCTGCGCACCACCATCGGCGCCACCTTCGTCAACCTCGCGCTGCGTACCCTCGGCCTCGTGGAGCGGCAGCTCGCCGTCATCGAGAGCCTGGAGGAGCGAGAGCAGGACCCGGACCGCCTGGCGACCCTCTTCAAGCTCGACCACTTCGCCACGGTCATGCGCCGCCACAGCGAGAACCTCCTCGTCCTGGCCGGTACGGAACACGTGCAGCAGAGCGCCGGACCCGTCCCGCTCGTCGACGTCGTCCGCGCCGCGGTCAGCGAGATCGAGCGCTACGAGCGCGTCCGCATCGCCGCCCTCCCGCCGCACGCCCACGTGGCGGGCTTCGCCGCGGACGACCTCTCCCATCTCCTGGCCGAACTGATGGAGAACGCCACCTCGTTCTCCCCGCCCGACCTGCCCGTCGAGGTCTCCGGGTGGCTCCTGGAGAGCGGCGAGGTCATGCTCTCCGTGCAGGACGAGGGCATCGGCATGACCGCCGAGCGGATGACCACCCTCAACTCCCGCCTCGCCGAGTTCGATCCCGAGGCCGCGTACGAGTCGTACGACGAGGGCGACGAGGGACTCGGCCTTGGCCTGTACGTCGTGGCCCGGCTCGCCCACCGGCACGGCGTCCGGGTGCAGCTGCGCGAGCAGAAGCAGGGCGGGGTGGCCGCGGTGGTGGTCCTCCCCAAGCCCCTGCTCACCGCCGCGCCCACGTCCGCCGTACCGGCCTCCGGCACCGGCCCGGTCACCGGCGCACCCCACTCCTTCTCCCTCCCCGGCGCCGACGCGGAGGCCAACTCCAACGTTCTGAGCGGCCGTTCGCAGGGCGACCCCCTGGTGGACCTGGCCGAGAAGGCCGTACGCCACGCGGAGGCGGAGTCCCCCGCCGAGACGACGATGGAACTCCTGGCCCCCGTACCGGCACAGGGGGAGCCGGACCCGGTGCAGCCGGACCCCGTACCGGAGGAGCCGTCGGCCCCCGGACCCACGGTTGCCGAGACCGATGCCGCGACGGAACACACCCGCGCCGACGAGGAACCCCTCACCGACAAGGGCCTCCCCAAGCGCACCCCCAAGATCACCGCACCCAGCATCCCGGCGCCCCGTCAACGGAACAGCTCCGTGGACGCCGACGCCCTCCGCCGCAGGCTGGGCGGCTTCCGCCGGGGGGCGGAGGCCGGCTATCGCGACGTGGAAGCGGAGATCCAGGAACAGACCGGCGAGAGCAGACTGCCGGCAACGCACAGCACCGCATCCGAAGAAGCCACGGGGGGCACAGCCGAGGAGGCAAGCAGTTGACCGCGCCCAGTACCTTCGGACTGAGTCGTGAAGCACGCAATCTCCACTTCCTGCTGACCAACCTCGTCGAGGAGGTCCCCGGCGTCCAGTCCGTCGCCGTCGTCTCCTCCGACGGACTGCTCCTGCTCTCCTCCGACGCCGGGCGGAACGCGGCGGCCCGCGAGGCCCGCGAGGAGAAACCCTCCGGCCCGCGCGGCTCCTCCGCCGACCTCGCGACCGTCGTCTCCGGCATCGGCAGCCTCACCCTCGGCGCTGCGAAGCTCATGGACTTCGGCGCGACCAAACACACCATGATCGCGATGGACGACGGCAGCCTGTTCGTGATGTCGATCAGCGACGGTTCGCTGCTCGGTGTGCACGGCTCCGCCGACTGCGACATGAGCGTGGTGGCGTACCACATGGCGCTGTTCGTCGGCCGCGCGGGACACGTCCTGACGCCCGAACTCCGCAGCGAGCTGCGCCAGTCGCTGGAGAACGACCCGACAGGGGGAGCCCGATGACGAACAGGCCCGGCCTCCCGGTCCGCGGCGGTGACCGCAAAGCCGCCCGGGTACGGCCGTACTCGCTCACCGGCGGCCGTACCCGCTTCGGCCACGTCCTCCTCGTGGAGACGTTCGTGGCAAGCACCGCGGCCCTCGAAGCCCCCGAGGAGCGCAAGGAGCTCACCAACGGCGGGCTGAAGTCGGTCATGCCGGAGCTGCGGGCCATCGTCGAACTGTGCCGCCGGATGCGCACGGTGGCCGAGATCGCCGCGCTGCTGAAGATGCCGCTCGGGGTGGTCCGCGTGCTCCTCAGCGACCTCGCGGACCAGGGAAAGATCCGTGTGTACGGCACCGGGACCGGTCACGGTACGGGCCGTCCCGACCGCGCTCTGCTGGAAAGGGTGCTCAGTGGACTCCGTCGTCTCTGACGCCGCCGCCTCCCAGGCGTTCGGCGTCACCCCGTTCGTCGATGTCGAGACCGACGACAACCTCAGGTCCTGGCAGACGGACCGCACGCGGGCCCCCATCGCCACGAAGATAGTCGTGGCCGGCGGTTTCGGCGTCGGCAAGACCACCCTCGTCGGCACCGTCTCGGAGATCGAGCCCCTCCAGACGGAGGCGCTGATGACCGAGGCCAGCGAGCAGGTCGACGACCTCACCGGCACCCCGGAGAAGGCCACCACCACCGTGGCCATGGACTACGGCCGCATCACGCTCGACGACGACCTGGTCCTGTACCTCTTCGGCACGCCGGGCCAGGAGCGCTTCTGGTTCATGTGGGACGACCTGGTGCGGGGCGCGATAGGCGCGGTGGTCCTCGCGGACACCAGGCGGTTGAAGGACTGTTTTCCGGCGCTGGACTACTTCGACGGCTGTGGGATGCCCTACGTCGTCGCGGTCAACCACTTCGACGGCAGTGATCGCTTCGAACCGGAGGACGTGCGAGAGGCGTTGACGATCCCCGCCCACATACCTGTCATGATCATGGACGCGCGGAGGAAGATCTCGGTGATCGAGACCCTCCTGTCCCTCGTCGGCCACGCACTGGACGTCACCCCCGAGTAGGAGAACAGCCCCGCATGCGGAAGATACTCGTCGTCGGAGCCGGCCAGTCCGGACTCCAGCTCGCCCTCGGCCTCCAGTCGCACGGGTACGAGGTCACCCTGATGTCCAACCGGACGGCGGACGAGATCCGCTCCGGCCGGGTCATGTCGACGCAGTGCATGTTCCACACGGCACTCCAGCACGAGCGCCATCTCCAGCTGAACTTCTGGGAGTCCCAGGCCCCGAAGATCGAAGGACTCGGCGTCTCGGTGGCGGCTCCCGGCTCGTTCGACCCGGGGCCCTCGCAGCGCGCGATCGACTGGCTGGGCAGGCTCGACGGGTACGCGCAGTCGGTCGACCAGCGGGTCAAGATGGCCGGCTGGATGGAGACCTTCGCGCAGCGCGGCGGCCAGCTCGTCATCCACGGCGCGGCGGTCGGCGACCTCGACTACTTCTCCCGTACGTACGACCTCGTGCTGGTCTCGGCCGGCAAGGGCGAGCTGGTCTCCATGTTCGCGAGGGACCCGGAACGCTCCCCGTACCGCGAGCCGCAGCGCGCGCTCGCCGTCTCCTACGTCCACGGCCTGGGCCCGCGCCCCGAGCACCCGGAGACCGAGGCCGTCCGCTGCAACCTCGTCCCCGGCGTCGGTGAACTCTTCGTCATGCCGACGCTCACGACCTCCGGGCGCGCCGACATCCTCTTCTGGGAGGGCATACCCGGCGGCCCGCTCGACGTCTTCAACGGCGTGAAGGACCCGGCGGAACATCTCTCCCTGACCCTGGAACTCATGGAGAAGTTCCTGCCGTGGGAGTACGCACGCGCCACGAAGGTCGAACTCACGGACGCCGGTGGCACGTTGGCCGGCCGCTACGCGCCCACCGTGCGCAACCCGATAGGCCGCCTGCCCGGTGGAGGACTGGTCCTGGGCGTGGCCGACGTCGTCGTCGCCAACGACCCGATCACCGGGCAGGGCTCCAACTCCGCGTCCAAGTGCGCGGCCTCCTATCTCGCGTCGATTCTCGACCAGGGGGAGAAGGAGTTCGACGAGGAGTGGATGCGGGCGACGTTCGAGCGGTACTGGGCCACCGCCCAGCACGTCACCAAGTGGACGAACGCGATGCTCGCGCCCCCGCCGGAGCACATCCTGAATCTGATCGGGGCGGCCGGGCAGTTGCCGCCGGTGGCGGACCGGTTCGCCAACGGCTTCGACGACCCGGCCGACTTCGAGAACTTCTTCTACGAGCCGGAGAAGGCGGGGGCCTACCTGGCTTCGGTGGCGGGCGGCTGATCATCGTCGTGCGGGGGCGGGGTCGTCTGTGGCTGGTCGCGCGGTTCCCCGCGCCTCCTGGGGGGCGTGGCTGTCCGGACGTACGGCTCCGAGGAGCGGGTGGGCTGCGATCGGGGAGATCTTGATCCGCTCGCCGGTTCTCGGAGCCTCGATGACCTTTCCCCTCCCCATGTACAGCGCCACGTGGGTCGCCTTGGGAAAGTAGATCACCAGGTCACCGGGGCGTAGTTCCTCCAGAGGGATCCTCGGGAGCCGCGCCCACTGCTCCTGGCTGGTCCTCGGGATCGGGATGCCGGCGTGCGCCCAGGCCTCCGACGTCAGGCCCGAGCAGTCGTACGTCTTCGGGCCCTCCGCGCCCCACTCGTACGGCTTCCCCAGCTGCCGCCGGGCGTACCGCAGGGCCGTCTCGCCCTTCCGGGTGGGCTTGCGGTCCTCCTCGCCGAGGGCGCCGGACGTCGTCAGCTCCTGCTGCGCCTTCTCGACCCCCTTCTCCTCGAACTCGGCCAGCCGGGTGAGCTGTTCGGCGGTGAGGGAGGCGAGGAGTGCCTCCACGTCGGCGAGCTTCTCCTGTACGTCGTCCCGTTGCTGCTTCTGCCGGGCGGCGAGCGTGAGTTGGTCGTCGAGCGCCTTGCGCGCCCTGCGGGCGAGTTCGTCGGCGCGGTGCTCGGTGCCGGTCAGGCGGCCCACCGTCACGGCCCGCTCGCGCGCCAACTGGCCGATGACATGGCCCTGGTCGAGAGCGTGCTGGGGATCGCGGGCGAGCAGGAGGCGGACGTACGGCGAGATACTGGTGGTGTTCTGGTACTGCTGCCGGGCCAGCCGTCCCGCGGCACCCCGGCTGTCGTGCAGGGAGAGGCGGGTCTGGGAGAGTTGCGTATCGAGGCGGGTGACCTCCGCGCGCTTCTCCTTCAGCTTCTCCTCGGTGGCGTTGTAGGTCTCGGTGGCCTCCTCGGCCTCCCGGTACAGCCGCTGAAGATCCGTCACCAGGTCGGCGACGGAACGCTCGCGCGGCTCCGGCTCCGGGACAGCCGCCGCGGGCAGCGGCGCGAGGACGGTGCCGACCGCCACCGCCGCCGTACACGCCAGACGCAGAAGCCTTCCTGACACGCCATCACCTCCCGTGCGGAGCAGCCCCTCTGTTCCGCACGGTGAGCATCAGGCGGCGTCGGCGTCCTCGCGCGCCGGGTGGGCGGTTCGGCGCAACCTCGTCACCCTTCGGTGTCAGCCGGTCCCTCGTTCGGCCCGTCGTTGGGCCTGTCGGGCTTGGACCAGGGCCATTTCAGCCTGCC
This portion of the Streptomyces canus genome encodes:
- a CDS encoding styrene monooxygenase/indole monooxygenase family protein, with translation MRKILVVGAGQSGLQLALGLQSHGYEVTLMSNRTADEIRSGRVMSTQCMFHTALQHERHLQLNFWESQAPKIEGLGVSVAAPGSFDPGPSQRAIDWLGRLDGYAQSVDQRVKMAGWMETFAQRGGQLVIHGAAVGDLDYFSRTYDLVLVSAGKGELVSMFARDPERSPYREPQRALAVSYVHGLGPRPEHPETEAVRCNLVPGVGELFVMPTLTTSGRADILFWEGIPGGPLDVFNGVKDPAEHLSLTLELMEKFLPWEYARATKVELTDAGGTLAGRYAPTVRNPIGRLPGGGLVLGVADVVVANDPITGQGSNSASKCAASYLASILDQGEKEFDEEWMRATFERYWATAQHVTKWTNAMLAPPPEHILNLIGAAGQLPPVADRFANGFDDPADFENFFYEPEKAGAYLASVAGG
- a CDS encoding DUF742 domain-containing protein, with protein sequence MTNRPGLPVRGGDRKAARVRPYSLTGGRTRFGHVLLVETFVASTAALEAPEERKELTNGGLKSVMPELRAIVELCRRMRTVAEIAALLKMPLGVVRVLLSDLADQGKIRVYGTGTGHGTGRPDRALLERVLSGLRRL
- a CDS encoding sensor histidine kinase translates to MQKTRPRRTGKQTASGTGAERAPATPGAPETPVGKGRPTHVRTRLILAVAVVAAAIAGAGAPSLVTASGDLHDSQDLVTLAEQTQDALDLAHSLADERDEVTSYIAAGRPRSKAPGEQSSARVDRQAEELRADSDLSTTLRGDLDDIAAVRRSALTGKTTALETHSAYSAAITELHRLAEELAERMPSRAGSGAYSLAELDSAVQQAAATRGLLLAALSVPTSTESDYDPITGLTSTKRVSSVADAKQRDALSAAAQQARLRSDAALADFQDSAPATAKASYDSTVTGPEVNSADKYLAALTDQPTLSGGELGTSTAKLGAALSARVDLMRGAESALFDRRVKELAQLRDDDVTALELRVAILGALMLLAVGIATAMARTLTRPLSVLRRGSARLAGAEDPTTEEAVSFTGRNDEFAQVVRSVNALHTHSVALAERIHTLESDRKHLVGQRQKMADAREQLKGELADSAAQLERLRTTIGATFVNLALRTLGLVERQLAVIESLEEREQDPDRLATLFKLDHFATVMRRHSENLLVLAGTEHVQQSAGPVPLVDVVRAAVSEIERYERVRIAALPPHAHVAGFAADDLSHLLAELMENATSFSPPDLPVEVSGWLLESGEVMLSVQDEGIGMTAERMTTLNSRLAEFDPEAAYESYDEGDEGLGLGLYVVARLAHRHGVRVQLREQKQGGVAAVVVLPKPLLTAAPTSAVPASGTGPVTGAPHSFSLPGADAEANSNVLSGRSQGDPLVDLAEKAVRHAEAESPAETTMELLAPVPAQGEPDPVQPDPVPEEPSAPGPTVAETDAATEHTRADEEPLTDKGLPKRTPKITAPSIPAPRQRNSSVDADALRRRLGGFRRGAEAGYRDVEAEIQEQTGESRLPATHSTASEEATGGTAEEASS
- a CDS encoding roadblock/LC7 domain-containing protein — its product is MTAPSTFGLSREARNLHFLLTNLVEEVPGVQSVAVVSSDGLLLLSSDAGRNAAAREAREEKPSGPRGSSADLATVVSGIGSLTLGAAKLMDFGATKHTMIAMDDGSLFVMSISDGSLLGVHGSADCDMSVVAYHMALFVGRAGHVLTPELRSELRQSLENDPTGGAR
- a CDS encoding C40 family peptidase: MSGRLLRLACTAAVAVGTVLAPLPAAAVPEPEPRERSVADLVTDLQRLYREAEEATETYNATEEKLKEKRAEVTRLDTQLSQTRLSLHDSRGAAGRLARQQYQNTTSISPYVRLLLARDPQHALDQGHVIGQLARERAVTVGRLTGTEHRADELARRARKALDDQLTLAARQKQQRDDVQEKLADVEALLASLTAEQLTRLAEFEEKGVEKAQQELTTSGALGEEDRKPTRKGETALRYARRQLGKPYEWGAEGPKTYDCSGLTSEAWAHAGIPIPRTSQEQWARLPRIPLEELRPGDLVIYFPKATHVALYMGRGKVIEAPRTGERIKISPIAAHPLLGAVRPDSHAPQEARGTARPATDDPAPARR
- a CDS encoding protein phosphatase 2C domain-containing protein, with the protein product MRTELVSEPGDVNRPNEDFASVALPASGRGGVLIALDGVTPPDGPTGCLHSVPWFTARLGGALTELAVSLMDVPPAEVLSRAVAHTAETHGEGCDLSHPRTPQATVVMARWSPETVEYLVLSDSALLVEAPDGTVTAVLDDRLSRLPRASLATDALIDANLRNKEGGFFTAAADPSVAERAVTGVLPRSAVRTLVALTDGATRWVEKFHEGDWGDCLSLVRKEGAQALVDRVRELERADAETRTYLRRSKTHDDATVVYADL
- a CDS encoding GTP-binding protein, producing the protein MDSVVSDAAASQAFGVTPFVDVETDDNLRSWQTDRTRAPIATKIVVAGGFGVGKTTLVGTVSEIEPLQTEALMTEASEQVDDLTGTPEKATTTVAMDYGRITLDDDLVLYLFGTPGQERFWFMWDDLVRGAIGAVVLADTRRLKDCFPALDYFDGCGMPYVVAVNHFDGSDRFEPEDVREALTIPAHIPVMIMDARRKISVIETLLSLVGHALDVTPE